From the Nodularia sp. NIES-3585 genome, one window contains:
- a CDS encoding WD40 repeat domain-containing protein yields the protein MKPTSQTGAAFITGGSIAGASISSTVGGIGIVGGFGGVGIGVTPVVAAGAVAGAAVYGAFQAITEADVAAFGAMGIGAVGGVGFSSVVGGMGFVAPKVGLAFGIGAVPMAGIGAVVGLAAYSIAKMLDESQVKETPFEVFGRMEEKVLQMDYYSAALIELNLFLSGDDLNQKFADWEIEDELQALKAKVKKQVDPPKYHPPKIEPEIVPQTIQKPETWRCVQILKGHSAAVNALAISPDGQTFISGSNDRTVYWWDLNTGKCLYTFYGQAEAVLSVAISPNGKQIISGSVDRKISSWQLDTKQYHLAFSYLNSPYSHNGFVNSLSYSADGRIIASASTDKTIRIWGGYTGNLKHTLNGHTDAVYAVAISPDCQILVSSSKDKTIRIWDWKTGREPCILTQDSAGKTVIISPDGQTLISGSEDNTIKLWNFQTGELRCILTGHKMAVVSLAIHPDGKTLASSSSDGVIKFWNLPTGEIIQTLTGFSPVAFSPDGKTLLSGGKHGVIKIWRQMQSDEKQPDFLSGKWWEILGVDEDAHPENVKSAYRQLARLYHPDVNKNSSNKDSMQAINRAYQEFQEQLDNIQNLTPNPSP from the coding sequence ATGAAACCAACCTCCCAAACAGGTGCAGCATTTATCACCGGGGGAAGTATAGCTGGTGCGAGTATATCCTCCACAGTTGGCGGAATCGGAATTGTCGGCGGCTTTGGCGGTGTAGGAATTGGGGTAACTCCCGTAGTTGCGGCTGGCGCTGTGGCTGGTGCGGCTGTTTATGGTGCTTTCCAAGCCATCACAGAGGCAGATGTAGCCGCTTTTGGTGCAATGGGAATTGGTGCAGTTGGTGGTGTGGGATTTTCTAGTGTCGTCGGTGGAATGGGATTTGTTGCACCAAAAGTCGGTTTAGCATTTGGTATTGGTGCAGTCCCGATGGCGGGAATTGGTGCAGTGGTGGGACTCGCGGCTTATAGTATCGCCAAAATGTTAGACGAATCTCAAGTTAAGGAAACACCCTTTGAGGTTTTTGGACGAATGGAAGAAAAAGTCTTACAAATGGATTACTATTCCGCCGCACTCATTGAGTTAAATTTATTTTTATCTGGTGATGATCTGAATCAAAAATTTGCCGATTGGGAAATTGAGGATGAGTTACAAGCACTGAAAGCGAAGGTGAAAAAGCAAGTTGATCCTCCTAAATATCATCCTCCTAAAATTGAACCTGAAATAGTACCACAAACAATCCAAAAGCCGGAAACTTGGAGATGTGTACAAATTCTTAAAGGTCACTCAGCAGCAGTTAATGCTTTAGCTATTTCTCCTGATGGTCAAACTTTTATTAGTGGAAGTAATGATAGAACAGTCTATTGGTGGGATTTAAACACTGGCAAATGTTTATATACTTTTTATGGACAAGCAGAAGCCGTGTTATCTGTGGCTATCAGTCCTAATGGTAAGCAAATTATTAGCGGTAGTGTAGACCGGAAAATCAGCAGTTGGCAATTAGATACAAAACAATATCATCTGGCATTTTCTTATTTAAATTCTCCTTATAGTCATAATGGCTTTGTTAACTCACTTAGTTATAGTGCTGATGGCAGAATAATTGCTAGTGCTAGTACAGATAAAACCATTAGAATTTGGGGAGGTTATACAGGGAATCTTAAACATACTTTGAATGGACATACTGATGCAGTTTATGCTGTGGCTATTAGTCCAGACTGTCAGATTTTGGTTAGTAGCAGTAAAGATAAAACCATTAGAATTTGGGATTGGAAAACAGGGAGAGAACCCTGTATTTTAACTCAAGATTCAGCAGGGAAGACAGTTATTATTAGTCCTGACGGTCAAACGCTCATTAGTGGAAGCGAAGACAACACAATTAAGCTGTGGAATTTCCAAACTGGTGAATTACGCTGTATTTTAACTGGACACAAAATGGCGGTTGTCTCCCTAGCTATTCATCCCGACGGAAAAACCCTCGCCAGTAGCAGTAGCGACGGTGTAATCAAATTTTGGAATTTACCAACTGGTGAAATAATTCAAACTTTGACTGGGTTTAGTCCCGTTGCTTTTAGTCCAGATGGTAAAACCCTATTAAGTGGAGGGAAACATGGTGTAATTAAAATTTGGCGACAAATGCAAAGTGATGAAAAACAACCTGATTTCTTGTCTGGGAAATGGTGGGAAATCTTAGGTGTTGATGAAGACGCTCATCCTGAAAATGTGAAGTCTGCTTATCGTCAATTAGCCAGATTGTATCATCCTGATGTTAACAAGAATTCCAGTAATAAAGATTCAATGCAAGCAATTAATCGCGCATATCAGGAATTTCAGGAACAACTGGATAACATACAGAACCTCACCCCCAACCCCTCTCCTTAG
- a CDS encoding glycoside hydrolase 100 family protein, translating to MPINEVLTDENIEEQAWRALEKSILYYQGRPIGTLAAYDPSVEALNYDQCFVRDFVSSALIFLIKGRTDIVRNFLEETLKLQPKERELDAYKPGRGLIPASFKVVVENGEEHLEADFGEHAIARVTPVDSCLWWIILLRAYVVASKDYSIAYQPDFQNGIRLIIEICLANRFDMYPTLLVPDGACMIDRRMGIYGHPLELQVLFYAALRAAREMLVCKGNQDIVAAIDNRLPLLCAHVRQHYWIDINRLNAIYRFRSEEYGKGAVNLFNIYVDSLPYYELDKWLPRKGGYLAGNVGPSQLDTRFFALGNLMAIISDLATEEQSQAIMTLIEERWDDLVGDMPMKICFPALESEEYRIVTGCDPKNIPWSYHNAGSWPVLMWMFAAAAVKTNRTGLARRTIEIAKARLSEDEWPEYYDGKKGRLIGKQARKYQTWTIAGFLLAKELMDNPNYLPLVSFDELPPEAVSRACEFEIGSVEPYLPR from the coding sequence ATGCCAATAAATGAAGTCCTAACAGATGAGAATATAGAAGAACAAGCATGGCGAGCGCTAGAGAAGTCAATTCTCTATTATCAAGGTCGCCCCATTGGAACTTTAGCTGCCTATGATCCATCTGTAGAAGCACTTAATTATGACCAGTGCTTTGTCCGTGATTTTGTCTCTTCAGCCTTAATTTTTCTGATCAAAGGTAGAACAGATATTGTTCGGAATTTCCTGGAAGAAACATTAAAGTTACAGCCTAAAGAAAGGGAATTAGATGCTTATAAGCCTGGGCGCGGGTTAATTCCAGCTAGCTTTAAAGTGGTAGTAGAAAATGGAGAGGAACATTTAGAAGCAGATTTTGGGGAACACGCGATCGCCAGAGTTACCCCAGTAGATTCTTGTCTATGGTGGATTATTTTGTTGCGTGCATATGTAGTCGCTAGCAAGGATTATTCCATAGCCTATCAACCTGATTTCCAAAACGGTATTCGCTTAATTATCGAAATCTGCTTGGCTAATCGCTTTGATATGTACCCGACGCTGTTAGTTCCCGATGGCGCTTGTATGATTGACCGTCGTATGGGTATTTATGGTCATCCGCTAGAACTTCAGGTTTTATTTTATGCGGCTTTGCGTGCAGCGCGTGAGATGCTGGTTTGTAAAGGTAATCAAGATATAGTCGCAGCTATTGATAACCGCTTACCGCTTTTATGCGCTCATGTTCGCCAGCATTATTGGATAGATATTAATCGCCTCAATGCAATTTATCGCTTCAGGAGTGAAGAATATGGCAAAGGCGCAGTAAATCTATTTAATATCTATGTAGACTCTCTTCCCTATTACGAATTAGACAAATGGCTACCGAGAAAAGGTGGTTATTTAGCTGGTAATGTTGGTCCATCCCAGTTAGACACGCGTTTCTTTGCACTGGGTAACTTGATGGCGATTATTTCCGATTTAGCCACCGAAGAACAGTCACAAGCCATTATGACTTTGATTGAAGAACGATGGGACGATTTGGTGGGAGATATGCCGATGAAAATCTGTTTCCCAGCTTTAGAAAGCGAAGAATACAGAATTGTTACAGGATGTGACCCTAAAAATATCCCTTGGTCATATCATAATGCTGGAAGTTGGCCGGTATTAATGTGGATGTTCGCCGCCGCAGCTGTAAAAACCAACAGAACTGGTTTAGCCAGAAGGACTATTGAAATTGCCAAAGCTAGGCTGAGTGAAGATGAATGGCCAGAATATTATGACGGTAAGAAAGGGCGATTAATTGGCAAACAAGCCAGGAAATATCAAACTTGGACAATTGCTGGTTTCTTGTTGGCAAAAGAACTAATGGATAATCCCAATTATTTACCATTAGTCAGTTTTGATGAACTACCACCTGAAGCAGTTTCCCGCGCCTGTGAGTTTGAAATTGGCAGTGTAGAACCTTACTTACCTCGATAG
- a CDS encoding acyl-CoA desaturase, whose protein sequence is MTIATSTKLQINWVNTLFFLALHIGALFAFVPGNFSPNAVGVALLLYWITGGLGITLGFHRLVTHRSFQTPKWLEYFLVFCGTLACQGGPIEWIGTHRIHHVHSDTDPDPHDSNKGFWWSHMGWLIYHSPSHADVPRFTKDIAEDPVYQFLQKYFILIQVALGLLLMYLGGWSFVVWGIFARIVWVYHCTWLVNSATHQFGYRSYDSGDRSTNCWWVAVLVFGEGWHNNHHAFQYSARHGLEWWEIDLTWMTVQLLQLLGLATNVKLAEKKQ, encoded by the coding sequence ATGACAATTGCTACTTCAACGAAACTTCAAATTAACTGGGTAAATACCCTGTTTTTCTTAGCCCTGCACATCGGTGCTTTATTTGCTTTTGTTCCCGGTAACTTTAGCCCGAATGCCGTTGGTGTGGCTTTATTGCTTTACTGGATCACTGGTGGATTAGGGATTACCCTGGGATTTCACCGTCTGGTAACTCACCGCAGTTTTCAAACTCCCAAATGGCTGGAATATTTCTTGGTGTTTTGCGGGACTTTAGCCTGTCAAGGTGGACCAATTGAGTGGATCGGGACACATCGCATTCATCACGTACATTCTGATACTGACCCAGACCCCCACGATTCCAATAAAGGCTTCTGGTGGAGTCATATGGGTTGGTTAATTTATCACTCTCCCTCTCATGCTGATGTTCCTCGTTTTACCAAGGATATTGCCGAAGACCCAGTTTATCAGTTTTTACAAAAGTATTTCATTTTGATTCAGGTAGCACTGGGTTTATTACTCATGTATCTGGGTGGCTGGTCTTTTGTGGTTTGGGGAATATTTGCGCGGATTGTTTGGGTTTACCACTGCACTTGGCTGGTGAACAGCGCTACTCACCAATTTGGTTATCGCAGCTATGATTCAGGCGATCGCTCAACTAACTGCTGGTGGGTCGCTGTGCTAGTATTCGGCGAAGGCTGGCATAATAATCACCACGCTTTTCAATATTCGGCTCGTCACGGGCTGGAATGGTGGGAAATTGATTTAACTTGGATGACAGTTCAATTGCTGCAATTACTTGGTCTGGCTACTAATGTCAAGTTGGCCGAGAAAAAGCAGTAA
- a CDS encoding EF-hand domain-containing protein: protein MPIYFKNLFLLLPVSIYAIACFYFSTTFTGEEPEYYQKLILCGASILSNFYVLYYHYTNPPHPKFLMLPKRKLSIRTHVISGSIEVVFGVIAFFSANPEIPAIIMALSAIIGHVTSSFYQTPIVFGSKSAMIPGYLFFVSLHLYTAIHLLLEPDSNFWLINTFLVLSTYVWCRVFYFVFTVFGLFKDNLYSASILAAGVLILPSVLGASGNLFFILFLLGYNALYKLIMNPTPAEWISWTKESQRQTLIDEDAKQLWISNHLSINSDQVDDQTVAAAVFAQLDTDKTGTLDKDELRTLWHEWQVPDSFINTFIARNTNFNEFTFDEFYEKIWQIKGVKQRLKQENIKLEYLSKGKNISNEEKCKLIFEQIDIDRSGYIDEFELKTLLLEWGLPSNEVDEYMEKYDENKDLKISLEEFFKMYPVWSFAYSDIILAN from the coding sequence ATGCCAATATATTTCAAAAACTTATTCCTACTTTTACCTGTCAGTATTTATGCCATAGCGTGCTTTTATTTTAGTACCACCTTTACCGGAGAAGAACCAGAATATTATCAAAAACTAATTCTTTGTGGCGCATCAATCCTTAGTAATTTTTATGTTTTATACTACCATTACACGAACCCGCCACACCCCAAATTTCTCATGCTACCCAAGAGGAAATTATCAATCAGAACTCACGTAATTTCTGGAAGTATAGAAGTTGTTTTTGGTGTGATTGCATTCTTTAGTGCTAATCCAGAAATACCCGCTATCATCATGGCACTATCAGCCATCATCGGTCACGTCACCTCATCTTTTTACCAAACACCGATTGTTTTTGGCTCTAAGAGTGCAATGATTCCAGGCTATCTATTCTTTGTCAGTTTACATCTTTATACTGCCATTCATCTCCTCTTAGAACCGGATTCAAATTTTTGGTTAATCAACACATTTTTAGTGCTAAGTACATACGTTTGGTGTCGAGTATTCTACTTTGTGTTTACCGTCTTTGGACTCTTTAAAGATAATCTTTATTCTGCTTCGATTCTCGCGGCTGGCGTGTTGATATTACCCTCTGTATTAGGTGCTTCTGGTAACTTATTTTTTATCCTTTTTCTCCTTGGATATAATGCTTTGTACAAGTTAATTATGAATCCCACACCAGCAGAATGGATCAGTTGGACAAAAGAAAGTCAGAGACAAACATTAATTGATGAAGATGCGAAACAATTATGGATAAGTAATCATTTGTCAATCAATTCTGATCAGGTCGATGATCAAACAGTAGCAGCAGCAGTTTTTGCTCAATTGGATACAGATAAAACTGGAACTTTAGATAAAGACGAATTGAGAACTCTTTGGCACGAGTGGCAAGTTCCTGATTCTTTTATCAATACGTTTATTGCTCGAAATACCAATTTCAATGAATTCACTTTTGATGAATTTTATGAAAAAATCTGGCAAATTAAGGGTGTTAAACAACGACTAAAACAAGAAAATATAAAGCTTGAATATTTAAGCAAGGGTAAAAACATTAGCAATGAAGAAAAGTGCAAATTGATTTTCGAGCAAATAGATATTGATCGAAGTGGTTACATTGATGAATTTGAGCTAAAAACCCTATTGCTAGAATGGGGATTACCTTCTAATGAAGTTGATGAATACATGGAAAAATATGATGAAAATAAAGATTTGAAAATTTCCCTCGAAGAATTTTTCAAAATGTATCCAGTTTGGTCTTTTGCTTACTCGGATATCATTCTCGCTAACTAA
- a CDS encoding methionine gamma-lyase family protein: MNSVEHLRQAEQALLEIFSGIDAQVKHNLKRVLDAFRNHRVGAHHFAGVSGYGHDDLGRETLDKVFAQVMGAEAAAVRVQFVSGTHAIACGLFGVLRPGDEMLAVVGSPYDTLEEVIGLRGKGQGSLIEFGINYRQLELTPQGTIDWETLSHSVADHTRLVLIQRSCGYSWRPSLSIADIEKIVHLVKQQNPNTVCFVDNCYGEFIETREPTDVGADLMAGSLIKNPGGTIVTAGGYIAGRADLVEAAACRLTAPGIGSYGGATFDQNRLLFQGLFLAPQMVGEAMKGTHLTGYVFDKLGYPVNPAPLAPRGDVIQAIKLGSAAKLIAFCKAIQQHSPVGSYLEPIPDEIPGYESQVVMAGGTFIEGSTLEFSADGPLREPYVVYCQGGTHWTHVAIALEAAMDAVGMG; this comes from the coding sequence ATGAACAGCGTAGAACATCTGCGGCAAGCAGAACAGGCTCTGTTAGAGATTTTTTCTGGAATTGATGCTCAGGTCAAGCATAATCTCAAACGTGTTCTAGATGCCTTTCGTAATCACCGTGTAGGCGCACACCATTTTGCTGGTGTCAGTGGCTATGGTCACGATGATCTAGGACGAGAAACTTTAGATAAAGTTTTTGCCCAAGTCATGGGCGCGGAAGCTGCGGCCGTGCGGGTGCAGTTCGTTTCTGGAACTCATGCGATCGCTTGCGGCTTATTTGGTGTTCTCCGTCCTGGAGATGAGATGTTAGCAGTGGTCGGTTCTCCCTACGATACGCTCGAAGAAGTCATTGGTTTACGGGGTAAAGGTCAAGGCTCCCTTATTGAGTTTGGCATAAATTACCGCCAATTGGAGCTAACCCCACAAGGAACTATAGATTGGGAAACCTTAAGTCATAGCGTAGCTGACCATACCCGTTTAGTGTTAATTCAACGCTCTTGTGGTTACTCGTGGCGACCGAGTTTATCAATTGCTGATATCGAAAAAATCGTTCATTTGGTTAAACAGCAAAACCCCAACACCGTCTGCTTTGTAGATAACTGTTACGGTGAATTCATTGAAACCAGAGAACCCACAGATGTTGGTGCTGACTTAATGGCGGGGTCATTGATTAAAAATCCTGGGGGGACAATTGTCACAGCTGGGGGTTACATTGCTGGTCGGGCTGACTTAGTAGAAGCAGCCGCTTGTCGTTTAACGGCTCCTGGGATTGGGAGTTATGGTGGCGCGACCTTTGACCAAAATCGGCTGCTGTTCCAAGGCTTATTTTTAGCTCCCCAGATGGTAGGGGAGGCGATGAAGGGGACTCACTTAACTGGTTATGTATTCGATAAATTAGGTTATCCAGTCAATCCCGCACCTCTTGCGCCTCGTGGAGATGTGATTCAGGCGATTAAATTAGGTTCTGCTGCCAAGTTAATTGCATTCTGTAAGGCGATACAGCAGCATTCACCTGTGGGTTCTTATCTGGAACCTATTCCCGATGAGATACCGGGGTATGAGAGCCAGGTAGTGATGGCTGGGGGGACGTTTATTGAGGGGAGTACTTTGGAGTTTTCGGCGGATGGACCTTTAAGAGAGCCTTATGTGGTTTATTGTCAGGGGGGGACTCATTGGACTCATGTGGCGATCGCATTAGAAGCGGCGATGGATGCTGTGGGGATGGGATAA
- a CDS encoding glycoside hydrolase 100 family protein, whose product MEREEVVIVDDLEKQAWEILEKSILYYQGRPVGTIATYDSSQKALNHDHCFIRDFASSALLFLIKGKYDIVRNFLEETLKLQPKKNKFDAYIPGQGLIPASFKVVSKDGYETLEADFGEHAIARVTPVDSCLWWIIILHAYVKATKDISFALQPEFQQGIMLIMELCLATRFDMYPTLLVPDGACMIYRRMGIYGYPLEIQALFYAALRSARKLLICAGDEQIVIGIDNRLPLLRDHIRHHYWIDMKRLNVIYRFKGEEYGESAVNQFNIYPDSIPYANLAMWLPKHGGYLAGNVGPSQLDTRFFALGNMMAIISSLASEQQSQAIMNLIEEQWDDLVGEMPMKICFPAVEKEEYRIFTGCDPRNIPWSYHNGGSWPVLLWSLIAAAQKTGRTDIGKRALEIAETRISQDNWPEYYDGTRGLLIGKEARRYQTWTISGFLLAKELMRNSAHLALISFAQFDLENASQSCEL is encoded by the coding sequence ATGGAAAGAGAGGAAGTAGTAATAGTTGATGATTTAGAGAAACAGGCGTGGGAAATCTTAGAAAAGTCCATTCTTTACTACCAAGGTCGTCCTGTGGGTACAATTGCTACCTATGATTCTTCGCAAAAAGCCTTAAACCATGACCATTGTTTTATCAGGGATTTTGCATCGTCAGCCTTACTTTTTCTGATCAAAGGTAAATATGATATTGTCCGTAATTTTCTAGAAGAAACTTTAAAATTACAGCCAAAAAAAAACAAATTTGATGCTTATATACCTGGGCAAGGTTTGATACCAGCCAGCTTCAAAGTTGTATCAAAAGATGGTTACGAGACCTTAGAAGCGGATTTTGGTGAACACGCGATCGCTAGAGTCACACCTGTTGATTCTTGTCTGTGGTGGATAATTATACTACACGCTTATGTCAAAGCTACAAAAGATATAAGTTTCGCCTTGCAGCCGGAATTTCAGCAAGGAATTATGTTAATTATGGAACTCTGCTTGGCGACTCGATTTGATATGTATCCCACGCTGTTAGTTCCAGATGGCGCTTGCATGATTTATCGCCGTATGGGGATCTATGGTTATCCTTTAGAAATTCAAGCGCTATTTTATGCAGCTTTGCGATCTGCGCGGAAGTTACTAATTTGTGCAGGTGATGAACAAATTGTCATCGGGATTGATAACCGCTTACCTCTATTAAGAGATCATATTCGTCATCACTATTGGATTGATATGAAGCGATTGAATGTAATTTATCGCTTCAAAGGTGAAGAATACGGAGAGTCAGCAGTCAATCAATTTAATATCTATCCTGATTCCATTCCCTATGCTAATTTAGCTATGTGGTTGCCTAAACACGGTGGTTACCTAGCAGGTAATGTTGGCCCGTCGCAACTAGATACACGTTTCTTTGCACTGGGAAATATGATGGCGATTATTTCCTCTCTGGCGAGTGAACAGCAATCCCAAGCCATTATGAATCTCATTGAAGAACAGTGGGATGACTTGGTGGGAGAAATGCCGATGAAAATCTGTTTCCCGGCTGTAGAAAAGGAGGAATATAGAATTTTTACGGGATGTGACCCTAGAAATATCCCTTGGTCATATCATAATGGTGGTAGTTGGCCGGTGTTATTGTGGTCGTTAATTGCTGCGGCGCAAAAAACAGGTAGAACGGATATTGGGAAACGCGCTTTAGAAATTGCCGAAACACGGATCAGTCAAGATAATTGGCCGGAATATTACGATGGTACGCGCGGACTGTTAATTGGTAAGGAAGCAAGAAGGTATCAAACTTGGACAATTTCTGGCTTTCTATTGGCTAAAGAATTGATGCGAAATTCGGCACATTTAGCATTAATCAGTTTTGCACAATTTGATTTAGAGAATGCTTCCCAATCTTGTGAACTTTGA
- a CDS encoding GxxExxY protein, with amino-acid sequence MTENEIAKEVVDAAYKIHTKLGPGLLESVYEAVLTYELESRGLWVVRQQPIPVVYEGIRLQEGFRSDLIVEDKVIIEIKSLEAVHPVHKKQLITYLRLANKRLGLLINFGEELIKDGITRLVNGL; translated from the coding sequence ATGACTGAGAATGAAATTGCTAAGGAGGTTGTTGATGCTGCGTATAAAATTCATACAAAGTTAGGTCCAGGACTCTTAGAATCTGTGTATGAGGCAGTTCTAACTTATGAATTGGAAAGCCGGGGATTATGGGTAGTTCGACAGCAACCAATTCCTGTAGTTTATGAGGGTATACGCTTACAGGAAGGCTTTCGTTCTGACCTCATTGTTGAAGACAAGGTAATTATTGAAATCAAATCCTTGGAAGCCGTTCATCCAGTACATAAAAAACAACTGATCACATACCTTCGCCTTGCCAACAAGCGCCTTGGTTTGCTCATCAACTTCGGTGAAGAACTGATTAAAGATGGCATAACAAGACTTGTTAACGGACTATAA
- a CDS encoding 5'-methylthioadenosine/S-adenosylhomocysteine nucleosidase, whose amino-acid sequence MADAAMIEEIVLTERKLLALDMESYAVALATSLSTTPTKRVEFFIVKSVVDFANSLKGDTHHDYSCYVSAAFVKKFVDRYYRQLFLDNASLDF is encoded by the coding sequence GTGGCTGATGCAGCAATGATTGAAGAAATAGTGCTTACAGAAAGAAAGCTGTTGGCTCTTGATATGGAGTCTTATGCCGTTGCTTTAGCCACCAGTCTGAGTACAACACCAACAAAAAGAGTCGAGTTTTTTATTGTGAAAAGTGTTGTTGATTTTGCAAATAGTTTGAAAGGAGATACTCATCATGATTACTCATGCTATGTGAGCGCAGCTTTCGTAAAGAAGTTTGTGGATCGTTATTACCGTCAATTGTTTTTGGATAATGCCTCATTAGACTTTTAG
- a CDS encoding Coenzyme F420 hydrogenase/dehydrogenase, beta subunit C-terminal domain has protein sequence MTSVSPHKKAKALKPNSRRPAKELCSECGLCDTYYIHYVKEACAFINQQIGGLEEETHKRSRDLDNENELYFGVHQDMIAARKQQPIEGAQWTGIVSSIAIEMLNRGLVEGVVCVQNTKEDRFQPMPVIARTPEEILAARVNKPTLSPNLSVLEQIEKSGMKRLLVIGVGCQIQALRAVEKELGLEKLYVLGTPCVDNVTRAGLQTFLETTSRSPETVVHYEFMQDFRVHFKHEDGSTETVPFFGLKTNKLKDVFAPSCMSCFDYVNSLADLVVGYMGAPFGWQWIVVRNDTGKEMLDLVQDQLDTQPVMSQGNRKEAVQQSIPAYDKGVTLPMWAAKLMGVVIEKIGPKGLEYARFSIDSHFTRNYLYVKRNYPEKLAAHVPEFAKRIVGQYKLPE, from the coding sequence ATGACTTCAGTTTCTCCTCACAAAAAAGCCAAAGCCCTCAAACCGAATAGCCGTCGCCCGGCGAAAGAACTCTGTAGCGAATGCGGATTGTGTGATACATACTATATTCATTATGTCAAGGAAGCCTGCGCTTTTATTAATCAGCAGATCGGGGGACTTGAAGAAGAAACCCACAAGCGATCGCGTGACCTAGATAACGAAAATGAACTCTACTTTGGTGTTCATCAAGACATGATCGCCGCCCGCAAACAGCAGCCCATCGAAGGCGCACAATGGACGGGTATTGTCAGTAGCATTGCCATTGAAATGCTGAATCGCGGCTTAGTTGAAGGTGTTGTTTGTGTCCAGAACACCAAAGAAGACCGCTTTCAACCCATGCCAGTCATCGCCCGTACCCCAGAAGAAATACTGGCAGCTAGAGTAAATAAACCAACATTATCGCCCAACCTTTCTGTTTTAGAACAAATAGAAAAATCGGGGATGAAACGGTTATTGGTAATTGGTGTTGGTTGCCAAATTCAAGCACTCAGAGCCGTAGAAAAAGAACTTGGCTTAGAAAAGTTATATGTCTTGGGTACACCTTGTGTAGATAACGTTACCCGCGCTGGACTGCAAACATTCTTAGAAACCACCAGCCGTTCACCTGAGACAGTGGTGCATTATGAATTTATGCAAGACTTCCGAGTTCACTTCAAACATGAGGATGGTTCTACAGAAACAGTGCCTTTCTTTGGTTTAAAAACTAATAAGCTCAAAGATGTTTTTGCACCGTCTTGTATGAGTTGCTTTGATTATGTTAATTCCCTGGCCGATTTAGTGGTCGGTTATATGGGCGCACCCTTCGGCTGGCAGTGGATTGTAGTCAGAAATGATACAGGTAAAGAAATGCTGGATTTGGTGCAAGACCAGTTAGACACTCAGCCGGTGATGTCTCAGGGGAACAGGAAAGAGGCTGTACAACAGAGTATTCCTGCTTACGATAAGGGCGTGACTCTGCCGATGTGGGCGGCAAAATTGATGGGTGTGGTGATTGAAAAAATTGGACCGAAGGGTTTGGAGTATGCGCGGTTTTCCATTGATTCGCATTTTACGCGGAATTATTTGTATGTGAAGCGGAATTATCCTGAGAAGTTGGCGGCTCATGTGCCTGAGTTTGCTAAGAGGATTGTGGGACAGTATAAGTTACCGGAGTAG